In Mugil cephalus isolate CIBA_MC_2020 chromosome 19, CIBA_Mcephalus_1.1, whole genome shotgun sequence, the genomic stretch ACGAGGGGGGCTGATGGCGTCGGTAGTAAAATTAATGTGCCAATAAAACTggagattctgacttttataCACTGTTCCCAGATTGAACCTCTGGATCTAAACCAGGGAGGacacaaaacatttactgtGCTGAGCGTTCAAAAAGCAGGAATGATGCTGGAATATCCAAATTCAAAATATTGCCTGAAAGTCGACTATTATTTCTAAATGTGCTACTGACGATACGCTTAATTTTTAATTCAGTAGTTTAGCTTGCTGAATACATAAAACCCTACCGTATGAATATAAAGACACTATAACAACTTTTAGAGAAATATAAACTTGTGacatatttaagtttttaatcCCGGTTTATAGACTGTTCGGACTTTGGTACAAATGAGTGTAGTACTTAGTGTTCCCTTGCACGGATGAATGTGTTTCCTTTGAGTCTGCGTCTCTTCACTGTCAGTCTGGATGTTGGATTTAGATTGAAGACTTCCTTAAAGGAACCATTCCCTCCCAAATGATTTGCTTTAATACATCGGCAATCTCGAGCTGTTTGTAAACGTCGCCTTGAGAACAGTCAGCCGCAAAATGATAAGCTTGACGACAACAGTTTGTCTTTTGTCCGTTGCGTGTCTTAAAAAGATCTGATATGCCAGCAAATGATTTATAGCACTGATGAAAACAAGTTCAGACATAAATAACAAGCCAAAAAAtgcttacatttaaaaaaaaataataatgacagaaaaaaaaagccactgctGGCCAATCACAATGGTGAAATGTTTATGGGAATGACAACGGTTAGTGATATGCTGACAGCAGTGCGACACTGCATCCTGTATCATGTCCTGTCGAGAGCCTGGGCATCATTGCCTGTGACTGCAGGATGTTTTTGTGGGATGAACTGTATCACTGGGGGAAACAGGGGGGTGGGTTGGCGATTCTCTTACGCAGCAAATTGCAGCGCAAGAGAATCAGCATCTGTTCTGCATCTGCGAAAGTACGTCACCGCCGCCCTGGCAGCTTGGCTCGATGCGACACCTCGTTTTGGCTTCCCACTGCTGACCCGAATGCACGTACAGTAcgacattaaagaaaacaaaaaacattttcgtTCACTCAACGTTATCTGCAAAGTCTATTGATGAGGTGAAACAGTGACTAATGGGAAAGGAGGTCAGAAATCATACAATTCTACAATCCCCAGTAGACATTTCTGTGAAGTcagtttgattttctccaggCTTCCAGTAATTTGAGATAAATTCCTCTGTAATCATTAAAAGGATCAACACTGttatttccccttttctctcccaTCCTGCTTTTGAGGCCTTCCCTGTCTGCCCGTTTCCGTCgtgactgacttttttttgttttttttctttcccctttcccGTAGTTTCCCTTTGCACTATTTTTTGATTCTGCGTCAATCAAATATTCATGCAGAAAGACAGACGGCTCCCCGGGGCTTACTTGGCTTccaccattttttattttattttattttttttccccctcttctgtCTCACTTTGTGACTATGCGCGTGTAGGCTCTTGCGTAACACATGAGACGGGTCAGGAGAGGGGCTTTTGCCATTTACACAATACTGCAGTTGCAAACAGGATGAAGTACGGATCTCTCTGAGGTGTTAAGGTGTCACCCTTCACCCGAATGTCCATCTGATTAGTAATAAAGTCAGCAACgaaaacacagatgagacaaaggAAGCTGAATAGGTGAGTCAGAATCCAGTAAGTGTGCATCACACCATCCACGTATTGTGCTTGTACTCGGAAGATTTCGTGAAAATATTCTTGGTCGATGACCTCATTGTATATCTGAAGAAAGCAAAATTAGCTGCGCCTGAGCATCACTGGGCGTCGACAATATGAGGAAGTGCACCACTTCagtacagtgttttattttcttcttcagcctgtgaaggacagaagaggagaggaataCATCAGCATAGACAAAAACTCATTAAAGGCTGAGCCCAAAATAAAACTGGAGCACATGTTTTCTTTCCCGATTTGTTCCttattgagcacattttttagttctagtttttatttttatatttccaaCCGTGTGGAAGCCTGCTGTAGAAAGCCCCCGCTCTCTGTTCCTAGCGCCTTCCCCTGCCTTCTTCATTCACGCTTAATGTAAACTCCATTATTTCCCATCAGCCCAGACGAGGAAACAGCGGTGTCTAGTCGATGGGATGgatgtatatatttataccttGTATGGAGCCAGATTCCAGCCGACTGCGGTGACGCACAAAGCTAAAAAAGGTCCCATTTCCTGGCCCCACTCAGGAAGCAAAGGAAAGACCTTGGCTCCAACGGGGTTGTGCAACTGGACTCGTGGACACTTAACCataacaaacatttctttttaacaagGCTCTTGCTAAGAGAATAGGGGAGAGTTGTGgagtggaaagaaagagagggatgggTGGACATGTTTGAtctgacactgttttttttccagtctctgAAAGGCATCATGACTGTATTTAACAAAACTAACTGGCATGGTTTGTGTTCCACTTTTCAGATAAATGTTAACTCCTCAATTAAGCTTTTCGATAATGGACAGAACAACACCCACAAGGAAGCCTTCCCCACTCAAGATGCAGAGTTGATCGAGTGGGCGAAAAGAAGATTTGGGGGCGTGACTTCATTCACCACCATTAAAAACCTGAATAAAATCTCGATAGCAGGAGCACAAGGTGAGACATATTTGTTGTAGACTGGCCTAGGTTACTGCAGCTTTTACACTCTCCCAAACTTTGTTTTGCTGTAATTGGAAGGTTGCCTCGAGTTAATTCCGGGTTCTGGTGACACACATGAAATGAACTCGGGGAACAACATAATAGACTTCCATCAGATCACAGCAGCAAAGGAGGACTCTCTGCCTGCCTAAAAGCCTTTCAGATTTGTCAACCTCGACACAATGGTTTTTATCTAAGATACGCTATCTGCATCTTTGtttggtctaaaaaaaaaacacaacaaaaacacagtgtttgGTGCTGAAGAGAACAAAGTAATTACAGTCTGAGCAGCATGCAGCTCCGGCTTACATAACCCAGGAGAGAGTCCGCAGTAGAGTAATCAAGGATGGATGCTGCACTGTTTCCAGAGCTCGCTCAATAATATTCATCACCAGCCGTCTCGCATCCGAAGtgtgcgtaaaaaaaaaaaaaaaacattctgacGAAACTGCTGAAAACCCACTGCCCTGTGATGAAAcggttttgattttttttttttttttacattttaattttctcacaCACAGGGCTTCTACAGCTGACTAACATCTGTGCATTTGTTTACAGCATTAGTTTCAAAATGCCACAAACTATTATTGGAACTGTAAAATCAGCCAGTCATAGACCTCAGTTTGGCAAAGTTCCCCGGGACTCGACCCAACTTTTTCTGTTGTCAAGGTGTCGCCGCATACAGTACGACAGGACGTCCGTAAAGAGAAATCGAGCTGAATCTGGACGCTTGCAAAGacactgattttaaaaaacGGGAACGTCAATGGCTGAGTAAAGGCTGGACATAAGGATGTTATGTAGAGGTTGCAGACTTTAGCTGTGGCAGCGGGAGGCTCGGAGCAAGCGCAATTATTCCCCGGCAAAGCCTTCCTCAAGGCAGTCTGAGCCAGAGCAGGTTCAAAAACAAATCAGCTGAAATAATGGCCGCGCATTTTGAAGGAATTAATTGCTTTTCACGTTTTCTTCTGCTTCCACACGTCTATCAACTGTTATAACAGATGACAGATCACCTTGCCTGTTTTCACAGTGGCACATTGCGCTTCTTCCATTTTCAAAGTTGGagaaataaccttttttttttttcttgccacaaATAGTTTTAGTTAGTGTTTTAACTGACTCATAGTCCTTGGACATTAGAATGATTGTGGAACGGAGTAGAGCGCTGTTTAGTTGTATCCCTGGGCCTGCACTGGGGTGTTAGGTGAACTTGCGTAGGCTTCATCGTAGGCGTTTGAAAAGTCTGTGCAGTGACACACGAGAGTGTTGCAGACCAACTGAGCAGAATATATCTGCGTGTCCCTCAGGTCTTGTGAATGCCTCGCTGCGATTTCAAAATCTGTGTCATGCTACAGACAAGTGTTGAGCAACGCTGTTCTCCTCACGCTTTGTTCCCAACACTTATTTTAGTGACAAAATGCCGTGTTGTGTTTTCCACATGTTTTTTCGCAATTCTGGGTACTTGGTAATTGGCGCGATGATGATATGCGAGGTTTTTTTGGGGAGCCTGCTTTTCGCCGTAGCGCTTTGCTACCACCCAATATGTGTGGCTTTTATTGTGCACCGTGGGAAGTTGCACCTGCATAGTGTACTCTTTTTAGGCTCGTCCTGATTATATTAATGTTTCTGGGCTGTTGCTCCCCAGTGCTACTCTGCGGAATAGTTTATGCAAGCATTATGAACACTCATTCTATCAAACATACCTAATATGTCAACTGGTTTTAATTGGAATTGGATGTCTCTGCAGAAGTGCAAAACTTCTTTAAGAAAGCAGAGTTGTAATTTTTCTTACGACCGAACGCTGATGGAATGTGGATGGTTGTGGCTTTACAGGGATCAACCTTGGGTCCCCCCCTGACTGCAAGCTCAGGATCGAAGACGCATCGGAGAAGCACTTTATGCAGATTGCAGTGTCACCTTCGATTAAATCTTGCTCCCTGCAGCAGGGGAGATCCAGTGACGACCCTGAACTCCACATCATAAACATCCCAGAGAATTCCAGCATTCGGTAAACCTTGATGTTCATGCAAGATCAAATTGCATTTCTATTTGCTGgcaaatttcatatttttaacttCTGCACGTTGCAGCAATGTGACAGTTCGCGTGGAACCGGAGAAGGCCAGTGTGTTCCTGAGAGGGCCTCAGGGCACCACATGGACAATCATCAGTTCACACTTCGTCAAGATTGTTGTAAGCTCACAACACACAGTAGATAAAGCAGAGACTATGTATGAGATATGATTTATTTGGAGGTAAAATACTCTGATGTGAATTTGTGCTCATTGAGGTTCCTTGATCCCCCCCCTCCACAgtccaacaacaacatccagttGACCCTCTTCCCAAACCAAATACCACCAGGAATTACAATGAACAGTGACAACGCACATGAAGTGCAAAGGAAAGCTTTGGAATATTTTCCTGCCAGCACTTTCATCAGCTATTCTGAGCCGATATCACAGATGTCCGCAGTTCATCTGGTTCTTGGAAGGAGAGACGGCACTCCAGGTGAGACAGTGACACTGAGCTTTTAAACATTCATAACATTTACCCAAAGAGCGGACTGTAAAACGCTCTAACCCGCTCATAACTTACGTTACATTATTGTACGTTCCGCAACTTGCTTTGCCGGATTTCAGAACTTCAAAACCCTCCGGCGTCTCATTCAGAGTAACCACGACGACGATTCTAATGTCTCATTTTGTGTCtgtccattttttaaattttagggACTTTGCTCACAGAACCTCCCACCACAACCAGATCCCCTCCTCAGATGCCTCTGGTGATGCAGCTGTACACCTCCCCGGACTACCGCTCACCCCTGGACCCCAGCACCAAGGTGCAGAGCGACAAGCGGATTTACGCAGAGGTAAGAATCCGATTGCCCTTTTGGTTGCATTTAATGTCCCGTTTCTCAGCTCCTGGTTAAACATAGCCACACATAGTGGGTAATGTAGAATGTTATATAAACGCAGTGTGCAGTTTTAAGAGCTAGGAGAACAGATTACGGCGGCTTAATCAACCAAAACCACCATAGTGTACATTAATGATAAAACATATCAGCTCTTTTCTTCAAAATTGGGTTGAATGTAAATCAAACCTCCCCCAGACTGCTCCCAGGGTGCTGCACACTGCTGCATGCTGATCCGAGTGTGCTCACTGCTGTGTGTAAGAATAGATGGGTTCAGTGAGGATAATGAATTTCCTCTTATATGGACAACTCATAGTATTTTTACGTTACAATTCTTGCTGCAATACTTATTCAGTagtttattgttaaaaaaatatcataTTGGTCCCAAACATTTCAGCATCACTTCGATGTCAACACCTTTTGacagctttttttcctttttttaatctttttttgatGCCGTATGTCTTGTCCTCTACTTCTTGTAGATTTCGGGGGACATTATAGGGGACATCGAGTTGACTATCAAGGTGATCAACTGCTTCGTGCACTCCAAGGGCTCATGCCCCATAGTCAGAGAGCTTCCCTTCATTCCAGAGATCTGCTCCTCAAATTCATGTCCCAAAAGCACCCGACTCAGCTTCTCTTTAGATCATCTCCAAGAGCTGACAACCACCACGTGGGACCTCGAGTGCTCCGTCCAACTTTGCCACAGTGAGGTAGGAACTGATCAGCCATTTCTGATTTATCCCTTTGACATAAAGCATGGTACAGTATTGTTTAATATGGTGTGCGTTAGCGtggtcttcttctttttttttctttttttttttgtggtgaccTCTTGGGTGTTATCTTTGCCGACTTCCCTAGAATTGCGGAGAAGGTGGAAGAGTGAAGAGGAACCTGGAGGTCACTCAGCCGTGTCTGCAACCACCAAGTGAGTTCAGTTTAAACTCCAAAATGTGCATTAGTTAAGCTCTAGAGAAGTTCAGCTTTCGAAACAAAACTCATTCAACGACCTGTTGGAGGTCCCGAGTTTAGTgtgactctctttttttttttttttgacaacaaaCCCTTTCTATGAAGATGAATGCTTTCTATTTAATTCCAACAATAAACTCTCTGAACCCCCACaagcaaaactaaaacttttaaattaccTTTTATGCCTTCAGGACGTAATTGCTAGTCTAGTGGTTGGTCAGAGTGTTGTTGCTTGCTGCTATAATTTTCTTTCCTATTATTGCTTCCAGAGCACAACAAATGCAGCTCAGCCGGTTGTCATAGCAGTGAATTCAGGATATGCAGTGTAGCCAGCAAGGGGTTCTGGGGCAGGGCCTCGTCCTTTAGGAAGGTCTGCAGGCTGACCTTGTGGCCACAATCAGACGTAATAGCCCTCAGGGGAGGCACGTTGAATTCCTTTGTGTTTCCAAGGGGTCTGACTGTGTTGCTGTCCAAATACAGGCACCGGGCCCCGTGCTATTGTCAGACTAATCAACACCGTTGACTCAACAAAGGAAAgatgtcatatatatatttatttattttttttgaaaaaaagaagaatcaccTCCACATTTGATGATTCATTTTCTAGGAACACGCAAACGATTTAATTTATGAGCTAAAAAGACACAAGGAAGTAGAGGATGATTAAATGTGGGCGCACATAGCGATTCTTCGTAAAAACTGATTATGGATTTGTTTATGCCTTAAGCTTCCTTTATGCTCCCTTTCCTTCCAGAGGAGAGAGATAAAAGTTGGTACGTCAGTGTCGCAATGCCTGTGTTGGGGAAGCTGACTAAACTACTCATCCATGCTTTCCTGTCTCctgtttgtccttttctttGCTGCCCCAGAGTGACGTAATTAgcgatgttttttttgttttatgtttttttttttttttatctgcagacAAGGACCTACTTAAACACAGGAATGGCTCTAAAATAACACGCTTGTTTGTTACGCGTGTTTGTACGGTTCAGTTCATTAGCGAGCATCAGGGATACGAGGGTTGCTGTATATCAGCAGGACGAGCAGACTGCATTCTGTTGCAAGGCTTCGCTGGGCAGGTCTGAGCGCTCCATTCAGTAATCCTTCCTGTTTGGTAGTTTTCATACAGAGGGCTACAGGGAGTCAAGGCACAGGCCTGCTGTCTCTCCCCCTCATGTCCACCTGCACTGGAGCTTCTGCTTCCTGCTACTGTTTATTCAGCTTTGCAGTCAAAGCCGCGCTCGGACAAACAAACGCGGCGACTGATTGCAGAAGCGGGGTCTCTAGAGAAAGCCTGCTCAAGTCGCTGTGATGTTTCTGCACCTCTCTCTGGGTCAAGGAATGTTCCCTTTCTGTCAGATCAACAAACAAGGTTGGCTGTCTGGAATGCAGTCAGGTCAAACAGCCACAAGATGTCACCGTTCCTGTGCtcggttttgtttgtttaactgGACTCATAgtttagattaaattaaaatgaatactTTATGTTaatattgtaaattaaattaggGTTATTATATTAGACTTTGCGTGGGACAAAATATGCAGttctgtttaaatgttgtttgttctgaCAGCAGAATTACATCTCAGCTCACTGCAGATGGTATTGGACTAGCCATTATTTGGATGCACATAATGTGTTGAGAAGTTTCTGCAAAGCCCACCCATTGTTTTCTGTATTCTATTCAGTATGCCTCAGGGCAGAGGAGCTGTTTTGTGTGAAGCCTACTTTAGCAGCTAGCATAGCATGTTCCACCAGGAGGCAGGAGGCGGCAGAAGCAGGTGAGAGAAACTCACGCGAAGGTGAAGATTACTCTCCTCCAAATGTTCTGGATTCTCGTGGGAGGATCTCCGCGTGTAGCAGCAGTAGGGGAGTTTGCGCACTGTGCACTTGATGCACAAAACACGAGAGCATGCACACATTACTTTGGCGGGATCCTCCGACAGCCGACATGGCTTTGATCAGAGGCAAAGATGTATGTGCTGTGCGGTATTGGAGAGCCACAAGTCCTCAGTCCAGTTCCATATAGTGAGATAACGGCGCACGCTCGACCAGTGAGAGGTTAGGTCACAACAGCAGCTTTCCAGAAACTCAATCAAGATTGGAAAACTGTTGGAATTGGATTTAAGAACACCTGGcgtgcttttcattttaaaaatcagaaGCACAgatcaatatttcatttatacagTCAGAGGTCGCGAGAGTTTAAGGTGACATCTGAGTgaagtggggaggggggggggggggggctgtcaATGATCTATTGTGCAGCCTTTTTGAATTGACATCTGTCTCAAGGTAATCCATCCACGGCTTCGGGAGCACAATGAGAGAAGCAAAACTGCGTGATGGCCTTGCCGGGCTTGTGCAGCGCGCTTGTACAACAGTGCTGTATGTCAAAGGCTTGAGCGAGTTTtagtgtttgcatgttctccagctCTTCTTTCAGAGCTGCTTTTAGGGAAAGTGGTATTTTTATGGCAGCTGGCGCAGAGTTTTATGTTGTCTATTAAGTTTGTTAGCTGCAAACCACATTGTGCAGGTCGAGCTGAAACACTGCTTGCCCAGAGAACATCGCAAATGGCAGCATTGATTGTAAATTAAAATTTGCACCGTTAGagaactgagaaaaaaaaaatgatgaggtTATAGTCAGGCTGAGGTCAAATGCTAAAACATAACGACTTATATTTTCTATAGAGCGTACATACACACTCGAGGTCTTGGAATATAGAGTGCCAGCTTTAGGGTCTGATGGAAAGCTTTATAACGCCATTATGTTTCTTTATTGAGGGCCACTTGCCCGTGTTCGAGTTAATGAATTTAAAACTAGATTAGGTGTGAAACTTGGAAACTGtcctgtttaaatgttaaacttttCACTTTAAAGCCAGTTACATTACAGTGCGGCAATCACGAGTCACCGCACAACCTGATGTGCACAAATGTCTTCTGTTGATATGTAGGACAAACCTAAATTAAGAACACATGCATATAAAACGGCTATAGTCTTAGGTGCAGCAGGATTTATTTGGGAGAGCCGTGCACAGCTCTGCATCAGCACATTACCAGTAGCTATAGAAACAGGCAAGTGTATCGGCCCTCCACAAGAAAACTCGTTTTACTGTGATGCTGCAAGACGGAAtgaaatttgtgttttattcctcCTCATATGAAAACTTAAGGGACTTAAATTTCTTACAATCATTGATCTGGAACTAATCAAAAATTGAGATGCTGTTTAGTAAGGTAACcttttctttggtttctgtGCCATGCCTTCAAATGAAATCAACCAAAGTTCTTAACTGGCCTCTATAGGCGTTGATGTGGTATTAAAGGGCCATATCATAGCTTGTGAAAATcacatgtgttttatgttaCTCCGTACTCTCTAGGGCTGAATAAAGAGAGATTTTCTGATTAAAACCGACCTTCATTTGAAAgatttgcttttttaaatacttaGTGTATCCTCTTGTGACAAATATGCTGCAGTCTCGCAATTCTGACGTTagcctgataaaaaaaaaacaactctttcaCTAAAATATCTAGTATATAACATAAGGACCTTGTGAATCAAAATTGAATTGATTCAGGAAGTGACTTATCGCAGCAGCTTTTGGAAGTGGTTGGTGGCATTAGAGTCAGAGAAatcatcctctttttttcctatCTGTCAAATTGGATGGATCCAATCAATTCATAATTTGTTTTATACTTGAGTAATTCAAAAGGGGGACTATTCAGGACCATTCAAGGAAACagacattttgaacattttcctccctttaaacataaaagactttaaaatagACAGTGCAGTTCTGTTACTGTTGGTGCAATTTATTAAATACAACATTCAGAACCAACTGTGGGTCTTTAAAATGCTTTCAGGATATCTGAATAAATGATCTAATCCAATTAAGAAACTTAACCTTTTTGCTGTTCCCTGGGTGAAAGATTTTTTATATGCCCTTGGAAAACACCGTCATTTCTTAGATTGCTCACATCAGCTTGGGACTAGATCAGCACATTACGAGAACATTTCAAAGCTCTGTAAGTTTATTTTCACACTGAATATTAATTACCACTTGACTCGGGTTAGGTGTTTAACTGAAACTTGCATACATAGTTTTTCTCCGTGTTTATGTTTCAGCTCCGCCGTGCTTTGATTTTGGCCTACCTGGTGTTCTGGGCATTGCTTTTGGAGGGTTCCTGATTGGAGTATTACTTATTGGAGCACTGTGGTTTATCAAAATTAAAACAGGTAAATGTGAGTCTCAACATTTGTGCTTGAATAAAGATGTTAAGCTGCGCTTGTCTGGATCTGAAATGGTTTCATTCCACTTTATTCAGGGTACCCAACTGGACTGGACATGAGATCAACTGCAGCCAGTCTTCCCGGTAAGGAatttaacttttactttaattttttttcttttcacttcatCAGTTTCTCATTGGTTTTATTGGGACTTTCTTCAGGGTGTCCATGCTCACGAGCTAAGCGACAACCTGTTTCCACCAACCCCTCCCCTTCTGAGAACAGCAGCGCCAACGCTAGCATTGGAAGCACCCAAAGCACACCGACCAGCAGCATGGCATGAGATTAGGATATCTTCCACCACCATGGCCACCATCTCCCTATAAAGTCACCTATATGGGTTTTGTGCTTTCTTTATTAAGGCTCAAACAGCAGCTCCCCCCGCCCCTTTCCCCGTTGAAATTCTTATTCAAAAAGCACAACCCATGTCTTCGACATACCACGTCTGAAATGGATGTGATTTGGGAGTTTGTAATTGGGAGGTCTGGATGACAGGAAACCAAAGTCTTATCAGTGGCTTCTGATGCTCACCGTTGCAGCCTCTCTATAAAGTCAAGCTCTTAGAAAGGAAGTTAAAGAGGgcaagagaaagggaaaaaaaaattaaaaagaaaataggctcccagcaacaggaaaaacaaaccatatCCCCCAAGAGCTAACAGGAAATTCACTGCATTCCTTTCAATGAATTGTGCTTGCGTGATGGCAGCACAATAGTTAGACAGGAGACAAACCAGTCAAAAGACCGACTTTGAAAAGCAGATGAAAAGCTGTTTTCGCATTTTAACATCTAAGCTGCAAAAACATGAAGGGCCTTTGGCTAGGTCAGTCCAAAAACCTGTGAACAACATCTTGGGGACTGAAAAAAAGATGTCCATGCTAGGATCTCAAACCAGTCAACGAAATGCTTACTTCAAGAGGTCTTAATTGGAGTTTGAGGTTAATTGTTAACAGCTACCTCCTATTATTGTTTGGAAGTCTGGAGCTAAGCTAGATTTCTCTTTTGAAATtacctttttgtgtttttcttctctctctctctttttttttaaattctgtgtcACTTTAGGTTAATCTTTTATTGACCCTCTGGGTCTTTGATAGCTCACGAAACACAAAAGTTATGGTGCAATTTTCATGCTATTCAGTATGTGTGTCC encodes the following:
- the eng gene encoding endoglin isoform X1; this translates as MEGCVTWSILLLCITVAASAPSQTCDPKESKDDPWVYMSEKSTGCWTSFVRDDKAEVHILKLNFPDPTKNFFELTMKNARPMNLIVTSTDTCYGLNNISADVNIYINVNSSIKLFDNGQNNTHKEAFPTQDAELIEWAKRRFGGVTSFTTIKNLNKISIAGAQGINLGSPPDCKLRIEDASEKHFMQIAVSPSIKSCSLQQGRSSDDPELHIINIPENSSIRNVTVRVEPEKASVFLRGPQGTTWTIISSHFVKIVSNNNIQLTLFPNQIPPGITMNSDNAHEVQRKALEYFPASTFISYSEPISQMSAVHLVLGRRDGTPGTLLTEPPTTTRSPPQMPLVMQLYTSPDYRSPLDPSTKVQSDKRIYAEISGDIIGDIELTIKVINCFVHSKGSCPIVRELPFIPEICSSNSCPKSTRLSFSLDHLQELTTTTWDLECSVQLCHSENCGEGGRVKRNLEVTQPCLQPPTPPCFDFGLPGVLGIAFGGFLIGVLLIGALWFIKIKTGYPTGLDMRSTAASLPGCPCSRAKRQPVSTNPSPSENSSANASIGSTQSTPTSSMA
- the eng gene encoding endoglin isoform X2; the protein is MEGCVTWSILLLCITVAASAPSQTCDPKESKDDPWVYMSEKSTGCWTSFVRDDKAEVHILKLNFPDPTKNFFELTMKNARPMNLIVTSTDTCYGLNNISADVNIYINVNSSIKLFDNGQNNTHKEAFPTQDAELIEWAKRRFGGVTSFTTIKNLNKISIAGAQGINLGSPPDCKLRIEDASEKHFMQIAVSPSIKSCSLQQGRSSDDPELHIINIPENSSIRNVTVRVEPEKASVFLRGPQGTTWTIISSHFVKIVSNNNIQLTLFPNQIPPGITMNSDNAHEVQRKALEYFPASTFISYSEPISQMSAVHLVLGRRDGTPGTLLTEPPTTTRSPPQMPLVMQLYTSPDYRSPLDPSTKVQSDKRIYAEISGDIIGDIELTIKVINCFVHSKGSCPIVRELPFIPEICSSNSCPKSTRLSFSLDHLQELTTTTWDLECSVQLCHSENCGEGGRVKRNLEVTQPCLQPPTPPCFDFGLPGVLGIAFGGFLIGVLLIGALWFIKIKTGYPTGLDMRSTAASLPGCISRGSANARHKLHRCIMGTSSRATTAE